Within the candidate division WOR-3 bacterium genome, the region TTTTTGTTTTAAGTGGTTAATGATGTTCTTCATACATTGAGTATATTTAAATCTTCACACGTGTCAATATCACAGTTACTTAATCCCATCCCATATCCACCTATCTCGAATTAAAAATCCTTGCCGCCATTTCAAAATGTGTGGCGATTTGTGAGATAATTAGGGGTATTTCATACCGATACTCTTTTGGTTTAAAAAATTTAAGGAACTTGTTAAAACCGCGCTTTATTTTTCGTGTTTCTCCGCTTCATACCGGAAGTTAATTTTATTCTTTCAACTTTTTATTTCAATGATAACGGTGAGAGATACATGAGGATGGACTCATTTCTTGTATTGATAGAAGTTTAAAAACGGATATAATTAAATAAATGAAAATAAAACGAATTTTGAGCTTTTGCGGATCAATTGTTTTTTTCTTTATTATTGTCTTGGTATCAATTATTTTTATAAAAAATTTCAATTTTATCGTCAATGACCCGGAAGCAGTTAGAGATGAAATTCAAAGTTATGGGTTTGTATCCTATCTTATATATTTTTTGCTTTATATTTTCCAGATTTTTTTTGCGCCGGTTCCAGGACAGGTTTTGAATATAGTTTCGGGGATGCTATTTGGACCATTGAGGGGATTTTTTATTTCGTGGTGTGCAGTGATTGTGGGGGGTTTTCTGGCGATGCTAGGGGTAAGAGTTTTCGGCAAAAAGATCCTCTATTTCTTGGTTGAAGAAAAGGCACTACGGATTGAAGAACAAATAACCAAGAAGGGTTTACCCTTGATAATATTTCTGGCACTATTCCCTAATCCTATCGGCGATGGAATCTTTTATCTGGCGGGTATGACTACGATCTCCTTGAAAATCTTGATAGTCCTGATTGCCTGCTGTCGGATTCCCGGGATACTGTTCTATGTTTTGGCGGGGAACTGGATTATGGATCTGGGACCAAGAGGTTGGCTTATCGGGGGTGGTGGGACTTTGGTTGCACTCCTGCTTTATGTCGTATTTGAAAGAAGATTAGAAACTGCTTTTGAGAAATATATTCAAAGATTTAATATTCCGAAGATTTAATCTTCAAAAAGGGCTTGAACAAATTCCTCGGGTTTAAATTCAATGAGGTCCTCAATCTTTTCGCCAACCCCTAAATACAATACCGGGATTTTTAATTCGGCACATATAGGAATAATAGCACCACCTTTCGCTGTGCCATCAAACTTGGTTAGAATCAAACCGTTGATCCCCAATTCCTCGGTAAAGATTTTCGCCTGTTGGATTGAGTTCTGTCCCAATGTCGCATCAATCGTTAGAAGGGTGAGATCTGGTCCAGGGGGTTTTAACTTACTAATGACGCGTCTAATCTTTTTCAGTTCTTCCATCAGGTCGGTGCGAGTGTGGAGCCTACCGGCAGTATCGATCAAAACAGTATCAATTCCTTTGGTGAATGCCTTATTCAAACCATCATAGACTACCGCCCCTGCGTCCTGCCCTTTCTGAGAACGGACTATTTCCACCCGGGTTTGCCGCGCCCAGATTTCAAGTTGTTCGGATGCGGCATCCCGGTAAGTGTCGGCACTGACCAGAAGAACACTTCCCATTTTCTGATACCGATGGGCGAGTTTCGCCACGGTTGTTGTTTTGCCCGAACCGTTGACCCCACAGATGAGGATGATGAGCGGAGGGACGGGATTTAAAATGGGTGGTTTGATACTGATGATTTTTAATATTTCGTCTTTCAAACGGGTTGGTTCATTACCGATTTTTTCCAGTAATAAATTTGTGTATTTTATTCCGACATCTGATTCAAGGAGAATCTGTTCCAAGGTTGATAGATCGGTGGTCTTTGAGGGGCTGAAGATTCCACTTAGTTTGCCTAAGAAGTTGCGAAGATAGAAAAATGGCATAAGTTTGGTTTATTGTTCGGCTACGGCTATTGGCTCCAGATCTTCAAGTCGGGTGGAGATGATTTTGCTCTTCCCTGGTTTTTCCATGGTGAGGCCATAGAGATAATCGGCATATTCCATGGTTGCCCGGTTATGGGTGATGATTACTACTTGGGTGTGTTGGGATAATTCCCTTAGGAACTTATTGAATCTCACAACATTGACATCATCCAGGGGGGCATCGATTTCATCAAGGATACAAAAAGGAGCAGGTTTGACAAGATAGAAGGCGAGCAAAAGGCTTACGGCCAAAAGCGTGCGTTCACCTCCGGAAAGTTGGTTGATTCTTTTTATTCTTTTGCCTTTCATACGCACCACGATATCAACATCCGAGGTCAAGGGGTTTGATGGGTCGGTTAGAATTAAATCGGCTTCGCCCCCTTCGAAGAATTTAGAGAATACCTCATTGAATTTTTCTTTGATTTCTTTAAAGGTTTCAACAAACCGTTCTTTTGCCCGGGCATCGAGTTCGGCAATTGATTTCAAAAGATTCTGCTTTGCCGCAATTATATCGTTCCGCTGGGCGAGATATTCATCAAGTCGTTTTTTCTCTTGCTCATAGGCGGTAAGGCTTAAAGGATTTATTTCACCAAGCCGCGCCATTCTTTCTTTTATTTCCGCAAGTTTTTGTTCGGGTTCTGGGATTTCTTCAGGTAGATATTCATCCAGATTGGTCTGGAACTCTTCCTGGGCAGTTTTTATCAATTCTTCTTTCTTGTGGTTTAATTCGAAAACTTTAAAATTGACCTGCATGATTATATTCTGGATTTCATCGTGTTGTTTCTGGAGGGCGGTTATTTCATCATAAAGGGCGTCAAGTTTCTGGGATACGGTCCGGAGAGGTTCATCCGGGATTTGTTTTTCTAATAAGGAACGCTCTTCTCTTTTCGCATTCAGGGTATTCTGCAGTTCGGTAATCCGAGCACTGATTGTTCGAAGCGTTGTCTCTTCCATCCACCGGGTTATTTCATCTATTTCATTTCTCAAAATACTGATTTCGTGCTCGGTGGCTTGGAGATCTTTCTCAGCCACCGCTTTCCGTTCACCCAATATTCCAATTTTTAAAATTATCTGGTTGAGCTCTTGATTTTGTGCATCGATTTGTTTTTCGATTTCTCCTAACTGATTTGCCAATGCATTTTTTTCGTCTTGCAACTTTTGCAATTCTTCTTCGTTTTTTACCAGTTGCCCAGTAATTTCTTCGATCTCTCTGTTT harbors:
- a CDS encoding VTT domain-containing protein translates to MKIKRILSFCGSIVFFFIIVLVSIIFIKNFNFIVNDPEAVRDEIQSYGFVSYLIYFLLYIFQIFFAPVPGQVLNIVSGMLFGPLRGFFISWCAVIVGGFLAMLGVRVFGKKILYFLVEEKALRIEEQITKKGLPLIIFLALFPNPIGDGIFYLAGMTTISLKILIVLIACCRIPGILFYVLAGNWIMDLGPRGWLIGGGGTLVALLLYVVFERRLETAFEKYIQRFNIPKI
- the ftsY gene encoding signal recognition particle-docking protein FtsY → MPFFYLRNFLGKLSGIFSPSKTTDLSTLEQILLESDVGIKYTNLLLEKIGNEPTRLKDEILKIISIKPPILNPVPPLIILICGVNGSGKTTTVAKLAHRYQKMGSVLLVSADTYRDAASEQLEIWARQTRVEIVRSQKGQDAGAVVYDGLNKAFTKGIDTVLIDTAGRLHTRTDLMEELKKIRRVISKLKPPGPDLTLLTIDATLGQNSIQQAKIFTEELGINGLILTKFDGTAKGGAIIPICAELKIPVLYLGVGEKIEDLIEFKPEEFVQALFED